In Gloeocapsa sp. DLM2.Bin57, a single window of DNA contains:
- a CDS encoding L-lactate dehydrogenase: protein MFDKIFIPSSEVEKASTLRPRKGVIIGVGQVGLACAYSMLIQNCFDELILQDIAKEKVEGEVMDLIHGLPFLDPTDLKAGTVADVGQNADVVIITAGAAQKPGESRLNLLERNVAIFRSILADVVKYCPNAILLIVSNPVDIMTYVTLKITGFPSYRVIGSGTVLDSARFRQLIAQKLGIDARSVHAYIIGEHGDSEVPVWSTANVAGMKLLLTDDLDSLSVENRQELDDLFSQIKNAAYEIIQRKGYTSYGIGLTVTDIVKAILGSQERVLTVSSLVNDFYGINNMCLSLPTVINEKGVLKTVNLTLSKYEQELLLNSAKILEQTFKELKI from the coding sequence ATGTTTGATAAAATCTTTATACCCAGTTCAGAAGTTGAGAAAGCATCAACTCTTCGTCCTCGTAAAGGCGTGATTATTGGAGTTGGTCAAGTAGGTTTAGCTTGTGCTTACTCAATGTTAATCCAAAATTGTTTTGACGAGTTAATTTTACAAGATATCGCCAAAGAGAAAGTAGAAGGTGAGGTTATGGATTTAATCCATGGTCTGCCTTTTCTTGACCCCACGGATCTCAAAGCGGGTACAGTAGCTGATGTAGGACAAAATGCCGATGTAGTGATTATTACCGCGGGAGCAGCCCAAAAACCTGGTGAAAGTCGTTTAAACCTCTTAGAACGCAATGTAGCTATTTTCAGAAGTATTTTAGCAGATGTGGTCAAATATTGTCCCAACGCCATCTTATTAATTGTCAGTAATCCTGTAGATATTATGACCTATGTTACCTTGAAAATAACTGGTTTTCCTAGTTATCGGGTAATTGGTTCGGGTACAGTCCTAGATTCTGCTCGTTTTCGTCAACTTATCGCCCAAAAACTCGGTATAGATGCTCGTAGCGTCCACGCTTATATCATTGGAGAACATGGAGATAGTGAAGTTCCTGTGTGGAGTACAGCCAATGTAGCTGGAATGAAATTATTATTAACAGATGACCTAGACTCTTTATCAGTAGAAAATCGTCAAGAATTAGATGACTTATTTAGTCAAATCAAAAATGCAGCCTATGAAATTATCCAACGTAAGGGTTATACTTCCTATGGGATTGGTTTAACCGTAACCGACATCGTTAAAGCAATTCTAGGTTCACAAGAAAGAGTACTAACCGTCAGTAGTTTAGTCAATGATTTTTATGGTATTAACAATATGTGTCTAAGTCTTCCTACGGTAATTAACGAAAAAGGTGTACTTAAAACCGTTAATTTGACTTTGAGTAAATATGAACAAGAATTATTACTCAACTCAGCTAAAATTCTCGAACAAACATTTAAAGAGTTAAAAATTTAA